Below is a genomic region from Halogeometricum sp. S1BR25-6.
GACATGATACTACGTGAGAAATAAAGATACATTGTTATATGAGCAGTACCGAAGTATCCGGAGTCGGGCGAGGGTCCAAGAATCGGAGCGAAGACCGCGACTAGAAGCGAAACGAGGGCTTTAGACGGCTAAACCGGCCGTTAGCGGGTGGTCGAGCGGGGTCACGCTCCCGGAGAATCCTGTCGCACCGGTCGTCTCATCGACCCCCCAGACGACGAACAGCACGTAAGAGCCGAGCAGTCCATACGCCTCGGGGTCCGGTAGCGAGCGGTCGGTCCGGAGCGCAGTGAAGAAAAGAACTGTCGCGAGCGTGAGAAAACTCGACCCGAGGCGGCGACGACCACCCCTACACGACAAAGAGGAGGCCGACAGCGTCTCGCGGAACTCCGCCAGCCGGCCGCTCCCCGCGTAGATTGCCGCCGTCGCGGCGAGGATGGTCCGCCGTGTACCGCCAGCGACTCGTCCATACCGCCCTCCGGCCGACGCGGGAAGGCCAAATCGGATTGAACTCCCCGCTCGAAATCAATCTGAATTGTCTTAGTGCAACTCCGTTGGAAAGCTTTATCACCGTCTCGTGGACACTACATGTTGCGACCGATATCACCGACCCACGACATGTGGGTTAAACAGCCCGGAGGGTCGAGTAGTGGCAACCATGGACTGCCCCGACTGCGGTCACGACCGGACGAGCGTCGTCGACACCCGGACCGGCGAGGACGGAGCGACCGTCCGCCGTCGACGGGAGTGTCAGCGGTGCTCGTTCCGCTTTACGACGTACGAACGACCCGAGTGGGAGACCCTCCAAGTGAAGAAACGCGACGGACGTATCGAACCGTTCGACCGGGGGAAACTCCGCGCCGGCGTCGAACGGGCCGTCGAGAAGCGGCCCGTGGACGCGGCGACCGTCGAGTCGCTGGTCGAGGCGGTGGAGCGGGAACTGGCGGGGCGGGGGACGCGTATCGTCTCCTCCAGCCTCGTCGGCGAACTCGCCTCCGACCGCCTCCGAGACCTCGACTCGGTGGCCTACATCCGGTTCGTCTCAGTGTACGAGGCGTTCTCGGACCCCGAGGAGTTCCTCGACGAACTCGACCGGGTGCTGGACGACCGGTTCGAGCGGTCCGACGGTTCCGACGACCCCGACGCGACGACGGACGACGACTCACCAGATGGCACGCACACAGACGACGCAGACGACTGACGCACAGCCACGAGCCATACTCGAACGCGCGCGACGCGGTCACGAAGACGTGCTCACCGACGAAGTGACCGACCGACTCCTCGAAGAGGCCGAGCGCAACCTCTACGATGGCGCGTCGGCCGACGAGGTGTACGAGGCTCTCGAAGGCGTGACGACGGCGCGAATCGAACGCGACCCCGCCTACAAGTACGTCGCC
It encodes:
- the nrdR gene encoding transcriptional regulator NrdR gives rise to the protein MDCPDCGHDRTSVVDTRTGEDGATVRRRRECQRCSFRFTTYERPEWETLQVKKRDGRIEPFDRGKLRAGVERAVEKRPVDAATVESLVEAVERELAGRGTRIVSSSLVGELASDRLRDLDSVAYIRFVSVYEAFSDPEEFLDELDRVLDDRFERSDGSDDPDATTDDDSPDGTHTDDADD